Part of the Kozakia baliensis genome is shown below.
GCGCTTTCAACAGATTCGACGAACTGCGGTCGCCAACTCGCCGGAAGGCGGCTTGGCATGACCTGCGAGTTCGCGGTACGGGCTCGGGCGGCAGCCCTGGCATTCTCAATCTCTATGCGACGCTGTGTCTCCACAATCCAGGCGCGCTGCACGCGCTTCCAGCTTTTCTGAATCGAGATGCGAGCACTCCGGCAATCCTCCATCGTCACGCCGTCTTCCCGAGCGGCCTGGATTATCTCTGACCATTTGATCCCGAGTGCCCGCGCTTCGTCGATGGTATCGCGATGAGCAAGAAGCCAGAGATAGACTTCGCCTACCCCCGCACGCGCGATTGGTTTCGTAAGCCGCTCCCCGAGCCTTTGTTGTCCCTTCGACATGGGCGATGTCTCCTTTTCGAGACAGACGCTGGCCGTTCAACATGCGACCGAAAACAATTTTCGCATTGCAGATCGATTTTAATGCGACCGAGATGCCGCAATGCTGGCGTGATGACTCTTTCCCGATGCCTGTCTGCCACCGTTCAGGCGCCGCGCTGTTGCCGTATCGCCGCCTTTCCGACGCTGCGTTGATGCTCCTTCGATGCCGTAATGACTCCGCGTATATTTTGCTCTCTCATACACCATTGCATCCCTGCTGCAGGCAGCTCCGCCGCCCGGTCTGGGCGAGCGGCAAAGGGTCTAAGTAAGGCTTATACCCTTTGGGCAAATTGCCACCGGTCCGGGAAAGATACTTTTACGTCGCCGAACACTTTCCTGGTTACCGTCGCATGATGATCTCTCAGCCTCGAAAGGATCGGTTGCTTCTGACCGGTCCTTTCGAGAGAATCATCATGACCCAATCCGATCTCGCCTTCCTGTATGAAGCTTCGATTGCAGGAAGACCCCTTCGCTTCTTCTGGCCGCCGGCCGGGCGTCCGGACTTTCCGTGGGTGGCGATCACCGATCTGCTGGCCCTGTCGCGCCTGACGCAGGGTCAGCAGCAGGCAGTGCTGGAGAAATGCCGCAACGGACCGTTCAGGGAGGGCTTTTTCAGATGTGTGCATGCCGATGCCATCCTGACGGCCTGCCCGGCGATCTATGCCCGGGATCTTTGTGACGGACTGTCCGAAGAGGGACATATGGACCCGGTCATCATCGACAGGTTCATCGATCTCAATACGAAAGCCTTCAAGGCGCAGGCAAAGGGCATGCCGGACCGTGCGCCCGAATGGTTTTTCCAGGCCATGGGAGCGCATGTCGACTTTTCCTGGCCTTAACCGGTACTGGCCCATGTTGGGGGCGTTTGCGGGAGGGGGCGGAATCCTACGCTAAGCCCGCTCGCGCATCATCGCCCGATCGCTGTCAGCACTGGATCATGCGCTTTATCGCGTTCGGCGCGCCGGATGAGGGTTTCAGGACGGTACGCTTCTCGCGGAAGGCCGTTTACGGTAAACAATTGCTCTGTGCCGAGATCGACCTTGGCGGCTGAGCCTTCGATCGTCTCATTGCTCAATGCACCAAGAAGATGGGCAAGATCGCTGCCAACGGTAGTGGCGCCGATGGCGTCGAAGCCGATCATCAATCCCTCACCCATGCTGCCGGTCCACCGCCCGCCCGCAACATATACCTTTCCGGGATAGCGAACGCCGTAAGGCGCAACAAATTCGACGAATTTGCGCGTCGGACCGAGGACCCGTGTTTCGTAGGGAATGACGTGCATCTGATAGGGTCGATCGTGATCGACGAAATGCCCCATGATGCCACGGGCGACGCTGGTATTACCTCCACTGGGCGTGTTGCGAAGATCAATCAGCAAGGTCGTGGTGTCGTTGAGGGAAGCCAGCGCTTGTGCGAACTGCCCGATCAACGCCTGTTCGCCGAGCGAATTATTGATGCGGATGATGCCGAGCGCGCCTTCCCGCTGGACGTCCAGGAGAGGTCCGTCCGCAACCAGATTGGCTTGATCCGACGTGGCCGCCAGTGCGAACGTCCGTCTGTGTCGGCCCTCCAGTATCTCTAACGTGCGAGGCTGCCGACGATGGCCCGCCAATGCCACGTTGAAGGCGAACCCGATCTGAGGAGCGCTCAGCGCCGTGAACGGCCGCCCTGTAATTTCCTCAATTGCGGCACGCGGGGTCCGACCATCGATCCTCAGCACGGTCACGTCTGGTTGCACGCCCTTGGCCATTGCATCGCCGCCCGCTCGCACATCGTCGATCCGAAAGGCCGTGCCGTCGTAGACGCCGAATAGGTCTGACGACGTGGGAATGATTGCCCAGTCATCGAGATCAAACGGGCCGACAATGAAATGCGGGTCGGCGAAGTTGTGGGAGATAAGCTGGAGCACGTCGATGAACTCCTTGTCGGATTTGGCTGCCTTTGCTCGCTGCTCGAACGCGGAAAGGATAGCATCGCCATCGATCCCAGGCCGCTCGAAGTAGCCATATTCCTCGTGCAGCAACTTCGTAAATGAAGCCCATGCCGCAGTAGCATCGAACGGTTTGCCCGCTGGGTCGACCGATTGAGCCAGGGAGGGTGTCGCTGATACAAGCACCAGCGCGGCAAGCGAACCGAAGAGAAAACGTCTAACCATTGCTCGTCCTATTCAATGGACAGACCGGCGGTGCGGGCTCGGTCGTTCCACGTGCATCATCTCGCGACAAGCCCGAGGACGCGCTTGCCGTAATCTCGAAGCTCCCCTTTGGGGCCAACATAGCGATACAGGGTGACGC
Proteins encoded:
- a CDS encoding S41 family peptidase, which gives rise to MVRRFLFGSLAALVLVSATPSLAQSVDPAGKPFDATAAWASFTKLLHEEYGYFERPGIDGDAILSAFEQRAKAAKSDKEFIDVLQLISHNFADPHFIVGPFDLDDWAIIPTSSDLFGVYDGTAFRIDDVRAGGDAMAKGVQPDVTVLRIDGRTPRAAIEEITGRPFTALSAPQIGFAFNVALAGHRRQPRTLEILEGRHRRTFALAATSDQANLVADGPLLDVQREGALGIIRINNSLGEQALIGQFAQALASLNDTTTLLIDLRNTPSGGNTSVARGIMGHFVDHDRPYQMHVIPYETRVLGPTRKFVEFVAPYGVRYPGKVYVAGGRWTGSMGEGLMIGFDAIGATTVGSDLAHLLGALSNETIEGSAAKVDLGTEQLFTVNGLPREAYRPETLIRRAERDKAHDPVLTAIGR